In Pyxicephalus adspersus chromosome 12, UCB_Pads_2.0, whole genome shotgun sequence, a genomic segment contains:
- the LOC140341923 gene encoding extracellular calcium-sensing receptor-like has product MVFAIWEINKSPNILPNITLGFELYDSCYDQVRSLIETTRILSGKKKVVLNFNCHTGSIPSAIVGDMPSKASIPIARILGLYRFPQISYASAHPSLSDKIQFPSFLRTISNDNYEVLEMANLVNYFNWTWVGVITTDNELGRSGSQLLTKEIEHKGGCIAFLEILPVYNSMESVYRIIDVIKKSKATVIVVYSTMENLIPLMEEASFQNLKDKVWLGCGSWSISSDFHRPGILTTLNGSIGVAPPSGKIPGFKEFLYSIHPTKYPDDIFIKTFWEKAFGCVWPPYYPYNNTFSNTTENGKHWCTGEERLDSIDPNIYDVYNFRYTYKIHNAVFAIAHALHEMQSCVPGEGPFANGSCAQIFSHKPWQLLHYVKKVNFINTAGEQIFFDKNGDIPISLDILNWRLYPNGSNQYIPIGRFDGRAPEGSRLQIDEDKIMWNGLSHPPTSVCSNPCSKGFRRASRQGQKVCCFDCVPCSEGEILNPNDAAECLKCPEDKWPDTSKEKCVPKPIQFLAYDEILGSSLAFISISCCLLTFSVLCLFLVNRKTPIVKANNRELSYLLLVSLMFCFLCSLIFIGRPSMVTCMLRQVVFGIIFSVCLSIILAKTITVIMVFRATNPADTKIRKLVRLRIPIYIIPICTLIQIVICLVWLSNSAPFEELNMFAEIGTIVIECNEGSKILFSCVLGYMGLLAFISLIVAFLARNLPDTFNETKFITFSMLVFASVWISFIPAYLSTKGKYMVAVEIFAIISSSAGMLVCIFFPKCYIILLQPEMNDKKYITGGRRR; this is encoded by the exons ATGGTGTTTGCTAtatgggaaataaacaaatcaccaaatattttgccaaatattACATTGGGTTTTGAACTGTATGATTCTTGTTATGACCAAGTTCGATCACTGATAGAAACAACAAGGattttatcaggaaaaaaaaaagtggtgctaAACTTTAACTGTCACACAGGGAGCATCCCATCTGCCATAGTTGGTGACATGCCTTCCAAGGCCTCCATACCAATTGCCAGGATCCTTGGACTATATAGATTTCctcag ATAAGCTATGCTTCAGCACACCCAAGCCTGAGTGACAAAATACAATTCCCATCTTTCCTCAGAAcaatttccaatgataattatgaAGTTCTTGAAATGGCTAATTTGGTAAATTACTTCAATTGGACCTGGGTGGGGGTCATAACTACAGATAATGAATTAGGAAGATCAGGCTCTCAACTTCTAACCAAGGAAATAGAACACAAAGgtggctgcattgcatttctaGAAATTCTCCCTGTCTACAATTCCATGGAATCTGTTTACCGAATCATTGATGTTATTAAAAAGTCAAAAGCCACAGTAATTGTTGTATATTCAACCATGGAAAACCTCATTCCTTTAATGGAGGAAGCTTCATTTCAAAATCTCAAAGATAAGGTGTGGCTTGGCTGTGGAAGTTGGTCAATAAGTTCAGATTTTCATCGCCCAGGCATTTTAACAACATTAAATGGCAGTATAGGTGTAGCGCCACCAAGTGGAAAAATTCCAGGCTTTAAAGAATTTCTCTATAGCATACACCCAACCAAATATCCAGATgatatctttattaaaacattttgggagAAGGCTTTTGGCTGTGTTTGGCCACCCTATTATCCTTATAACAACACATTTTCAAACACAACTGAAAATGGAAAACATTGGTGCACTGGTGAAGAGAGATTAGACAGCATTGATCCCAATATATATGATGTTTACAACTTTAGATATACATACAAAATTCATAATGCAGTGTTTGCCATTGCTCATGCTCTGCATGAAATGCAGTCATGTGTACCAGGAGAAGGGCCATTTGCGAATGGATCCTGTGCCCAAATTTTTTCTCATAAACCTTGGCAG CTACTGCATTacgttaaaaaagtaaatttcatAAATACTGCTGGAGAACAAATATTCTTTGATAAGAATGGAGATATTCCCATTTCACTGGATATTCTTAACTGGCGGCTTTATCCCAATGGTAGCAATCAGTATATCCCTATTGGTAGATTTGATGGACGTGCTCCAGAAGGAAGTAGACTCCAGATTGATGAAGACAAGATTATGTGGAATGGACTCAGTCAT CCCCCTACTTCTGTCTGCAGTAATCCATGTTCAAAAGGATTTAGAAGAGCCAGTCGTCAAGGACAAAAAGTTTGTTGTTTTGACTGTGTTCCATGCTCTGAAGGAGAAATCCTCAATCCTAATG ATGCAGCAGAATGTCTCAAGTGCCCGGAAGATAAATGGCCAGATACATCCAAAGAGAAATGTGTGCCAAAACCCATCCAATTTCTGGCTTATGATGAGATACTTGGTTCTTCTCTAGCCTTTATTTCAATAAGTTGTTGTCTTCTCACTTTTTCTGTACTTTGCCTATTCCTTGTTAATCGTAAAACACCCATTGTTAAGGCCAACAATCGGGAGCTCAGTTATCTTCTTCTTGTTTCTCTTATGTTTTGCTTCTTGTGCTCATTAATATTTATTGGGCGCCCCAGTATGGTGACCTGTATGTTACGCCAAGTGGTTTTTGGAATCATTTTCTCAGTTTGTCTTTCCATAATACTAGCGAAGACCATCACCGTTATTATGGTGTTTAGAGCAACAAATCCAGCAGACACTAAAATACGAAAACTTGTTAGGCTGAGAATTCCAATATACATTATTCCTATTTGTACTTTGATCCAGATTGTCATTTGTTTGGTATGGCTAAGTAATTCTGCTCCCTTTGAGGAATTGAATATGTTTGCAGAGATTGGAACAATCGTTATAGAATGCAATGAAGGATCCAAGAtattgttttcatgtgttttgggATATATGGGGCTCTTGGCATTTATTAGCCTCATTGTTGCCTTTCTGGCCAGGAATCTCCCTGACACCTTTAATGAAACTAAGTTTATCACATTCAGTATGCTAGTGTTTGCAAGTGTTTGGATTTCCTTTATCCCTGCTTATCTTAGCACCAAAGGAAAATACATGGTTGCAGTGGAAATATTTGCTATCATATCTTCCTCTGCAGGGATGCTTGTTTGTATCTTTTTTCCAAAGtgctacattattttattacagccggaaatgaatgataaaaaatatataactggagGCAGACGGAGATGA